A window from Canis lupus baileyi chromosome 4, mCanLup2.hap1, whole genome shotgun sequence encodes these proteins:
- the GGPS1 gene encoding geranylgeranyl pyrophosphate synthase isoform X1: MEKTQETVQRILLEPYKYLLQLPGKQVRTKLSQAFNHWLKVPEDKLQIIIEVTEMLHNASLLIDDIEDNSKLRRGFPVAHSIYGIPSVINSANYVYFLGLQKVLTLDHPDAVKLFTHQLLELHQGQGLDIYWRDNYTCPTEEEYKAMVLQKTGGLFGLAVGLMQLFSDYKEDLKPLLNTLGLFFQIRDDYANLHSKEYSENKSFCEDLTEGKFSFPTIHAIWSRPESTQVQNILRQRTENIDIKKYCVHYLENVGSFEYTRSTLKELESKAYKQIDARGGNPELVALIKHLSKMFKEENE; the protein is encoded by the exons gTAAGCAAGTGAGAACCAAACTTTCACAGGCATTTAATCATTGGCTAAAAGTTCCAGAAGATAAGCTACAG ATTATCATTGAAGTGACAGAAATGTTGCATAATGCCAGTTTGCTCATCGATGATATTGAAGACAACTCAAAACTTCGACGTGGCTTTCCAGTGGCACACAGCATCTATGGAATTCCATCTGTCATCAATTCTGCcaattatgtatattttcttggCCTACAGAAAGTCTTAACCCTTGACCACCCAGATGCAGTGAAGCTTTTTACCCACCAGCTTTTGGAACTCCATCAGGGACAAGGTCTAGACATTTATTGGAGGGATAATTACACTTGTCCCACTGAAGAAGAATATAAAGCTATGGTGCTGCAAAAGACAGGTGGACTATTTGGATTAGCAGTAGGTCTCATGCAGTTGTTCTCTGATTACAAAGAAGATCTGAAGCCACTACTTAATACACTTGGGCTCTTTTTCCAAATTAGGGATGATTATGCTAATCTACACTCCAAAGAATACAGTGAAAACAAAAGCTTTTGTGAAGATCTAACAGAGGGAAAGTTCTCATTCCCTACTATTCATGCTATTTGGTCGAGACCTGAAAGCACCCAGGTGCAGAATATCTTGCGCCAGAGAACCGAAaatatagatattaaaaaatactgtgtACATTATCTTGAGAATGTAGGTTCTTTTGAATATACCCGGAGTACTCTTAAAGAGCTTGAATCTAAAGCCTATAAACAAATTGATGCACGTGGTGGAAACCCTGAGCTCGTAGCTTTAATAAAGCACTTAAGCAAAAtgttcaaagaagaaaatgaataa
- the GGPS1 gene encoding geranylgeranyl pyrophosphate synthase isoform X2 yields the protein MLHNASLLIDDIEDNSKLRRGFPVAHSIYGIPSVINSANYVYFLGLQKVLTLDHPDAVKLFTHQLLELHQGQGLDIYWRDNYTCPTEEEYKAMVLQKTGGLFGLAVGLMQLFSDYKEDLKPLLNTLGLFFQIRDDYANLHSKEYSENKSFCEDLTEGKFSFPTIHAIWSRPESTQVQNILRQRTENIDIKKYCVHYLENVGSFEYTRSTLKELESKAYKQIDARGGNPELVALIKHLSKMFKEENE from the coding sequence ATGTTGCATAATGCCAGTTTGCTCATCGATGATATTGAAGACAACTCAAAACTTCGACGTGGCTTTCCAGTGGCACACAGCATCTATGGAATTCCATCTGTCATCAATTCTGCcaattatgtatattttcttggCCTACAGAAAGTCTTAACCCTTGACCACCCAGATGCAGTGAAGCTTTTTACCCACCAGCTTTTGGAACTCCATCAGGGACAAGGTCTAGACATTTATTGGAGGGATAATTACACTTGTCCCACTGAAGAAGAATATAAAGCTATGGTGCTGCAAAAGACAGGTGGACTATTTGGATTAGCAGTAGGTCTCATGCAGTTGTTCTCTGATTACAAAGAAGATCTGAAGCCACTACTTAATACACTTGGGCTCTTTTTCCAAATTAGGGATGATTATGCTAATCTACACTCCAAAGAATACAGTGAAAACAAAAGCTTTTGTGAAGATCTAACAGAGGGAAAGTTCTCATTCCCTACTATTCATGCTATTTGGTCGAGACCTGAAAGCACCCAGGTGCAGAATATCTTGCGCCAGAGAACCGAAaatatagatattaaaaaatactgtgtACATTATCTTGAGAATGTAGGTTCTTTTGAATATACCCGGAGTACTCTTAAAGAGCTTGAATCTAAAGCCTATAAACAAATTGATGCACGTGGTGGAAACCCTGAGCTCGTAGCTTTAATAAAGCACTTAAGCAAAAtgttcaaagaagaaaatgaataa